One genomic region from Haloterrigena gelatinilytica encodes:
- a CDS encoding MFS transporter, translated as MIPAKYKNLILATAMFNLGFVIWFSFAPFTGEIADEFGLSVAQLGIVSSAAVIAVPLGRIVVGPLTDKYGAPVTAGGTMLLVGTFAIVSAFAQTYEVFTASRIVASLAGITFVIGIQHVSEWFEAEELGTAEGIFAGIGNAGAGLGAYFTLPRLFGEGYAGPLFSSNWRAAFFYTGVLAVAIGILYFVFGDAAKSAAKRAETKQGVSREQWLYIATRHGAVVLAVAYVMTFGLELAMNGWLGTYYREAFGQSDIVIAATFAATFSIAAGLLRPIGGYVSDLVAREEKNILPWFTGRYREQWTFATLVFVVCAMFGMTAAGLTGNIYVAVVAGFLVGTGCAFAEGAIFAQVPAMFPDNSGSVAGFVGGIGSSGGSIYPLIFAAPFLSNLHLGYAVVGLTMIPIVALSAWVFQPQIAERATENGWLIAENPAASNGNPDPTSDD; from the coding sequence ATGATTCCCGCGAAGTACAAGAACCTGATCCTCGCGACGGCGATGTTCAACCTCGGGTTCGTCATCTGGTTCTCCTTCGCCCCCTTCACGGGCGAGATCGCCGACGAGTTCGGGCTCTCGGTGGCCCAACTCGGGATCGTCTCGAGCGCGGCCGTCATCGCCGTGCCGCTCGGCCGGATCGTCGTCGGCCCGCTGACCGACAAGTACGGGGCGCCGGTGACGGCGGGGGGCACGATGCTGCTCGTCGGTACCTTCGCGATCGTCAGCGCGTTCGCGCAGACCTACGAGGTGTTTACGGCCTCGCGGATCGTCGCCTCGCTGGCGGGGATCACCTTCGTCATCGGCATCCAGCACGTCTCCGAGTGGTTCGAAGCGGAGGAACTCGGGACGGCGGAGGGGATCTTCGCCGGGATCGGCAACGCCGGCGCGGGACTGGGCGCGTACTTCACCCTGCCGCGGCTCTTCGGCGAGGGGTACGCCGGACCGCTGTTCTCGTCGAACTGGCGAGCCGCGTTCTTCTACACTGGCGTGCTCGCCGTCGCGATCGGCATCCTGTACTTCGTCTTCGGCGACGCGGCGAAAAGCGCCGCGAAACGCGCGGAAACCAAGCAGGGCGTCAGCCGGGAGCAGTGGCTCTACATCGCGACGCGCCACGGCGCGGTCGTGCTCGCGGTGGCGTACGTCATGACCTTCGGCCTCGAGCTGGCGATGAACGGCTGGCTTGGCACCTACTACCGCGAGGCGTTCGGCCAGAGCGACATCGTGATCGCGGCGACGTTCGCGGCGACGTTCTCGATCGCGGCGGGGCTGCTCCGCCCGATCGGCGGCTACGTCAGCGATCTCGTCGCGCGCGAGGAGAAGAATATCCTTCCGTGGTTTACGGGCCGTTACCGCGAGCAGTGGACGTTCGCGACGCTCGTGTTCGTCGTGTGCGCTATGTTCGGCATGACGGCGGCCGGCCTGACCGGCAACATCTACGTCGCCGTCGTCGCCGGCTTCCTCGTCGGAACCGGCTGCGCGTTCGCCGAAGGGGCGATCTTCGCCCAGGTGCCCGCGATGTTCCCCGACAACTCGGGCTCCGTGGCCGGCTTCGTCGGCGGCATCGGCTCCTCCGGCGGCTCGATCTACCCGCTGATCTTCGCCGCGCCGTTCCTGTCGAACCTTCACCTCGGCTACGCGGTCGTCGGGCTCACCATGATTCCGATCGTCGCCCTGAGCGCGTGGGTCTTCCAGCCACAGATCGCCGAGCGCGCGACCGAGAACGGCTGGCTCATCGCCGAGAACCCCGCCGCCAGCAACGGCAACCCAGACCCGACCAGCGACGACTGA
- a CDS encoding type 1 glutamine amidotransferase, translated as MSSPTITVVRNEVDPDCEYHCDALAGVVSDAAADARAVDYPAGERPDLEETDGVVITGSTAGVYEVDDRPWIADQKRLVRELVDREIPTLGVCFGHQIANAALGGTVERAETIARPVDADLADDPLFDGVSSVVPVAHGDVVTEPGDGMDAIASADYYPAFATRHRTAPLWTVQFHPEFTAALRERLEADFGWTEAERGFGDVNATRVVENFASIVDDATAAE; from the coding sequence ATGTCGTCCCCGACGATCACCGTCGTCCGCAACGAGGTCGATCCCGACTGCGAGTACCACTGCGACGCCTTAGCGGGGGTCGTCTCCGACGCCGCGGCCGACGCTCGAGCGGTCGACTACCCGGCCGGCGAGCGTCCAGACCTCGAGGAGACGGACGGCGTCGTCATCACGGGGAGTACGGCGGGCGTCTACGAGGTCGACGACCGGCCGTGGATCGCCGACCAGAAGCGGCTCGTCCGGGAGCTGGTCGACCGCGAGATCCCGACGCTGGGCGTCTGCTTCGGCCATCAGATCGCCAACGCGGCGCTGGGCGGAACCGTCGAGCGGGCCGAGACGATCGCCCGCCCGGTCGACGCCGATCTCGCGGACGACCCGCTCTTCGACGGCGTCTCGTCGGTCGTCCCGGTCGCCCACGGGGACGTCGTCACCGAACCCGGCGACGGGATGGACGCGATCGCGTCGGCCGACTACTACCCCGCGTTCGCGACGCGCCACCGGACGGCGCCGCTGTGGACCGTTCAGTTCCACCCCGAGTTCACCGCCGCGCTGCGCGAGCGACTCGAGGCGGACTTCGGCTGGACCGAGGCCGAGCGCGGGTTCGGCGACGTGAACGCGACCCGGGTCGTCGAGAACTTCGCGTCGATCGTCGACGACGCGACCGCGGCGGAGTGA
- a CDS encoding right-handed parallel beta-helix repeat-containing protein, which yields MKRRRLLAGVGSVSTLCIAGCTGSEDSPNGDGDGTGNGGQSNGDEETTGTAETVVVESGDSIQHAIDEVSPNGTVEVRSGTYVESLAVDKKLVLTAPDGAALDGVDADGGSAITVSESGVQIEGFEIFDYETAGIRTSGDPAEISITDVELYNISGAALQVTAETVSLADVTLEDNGGAASIEASADGDVTVRNSNFVRSAAGGLTIAGGKTVVLDGVEALQNGGTGISVGGGNVRGQTVEVTGVTSLENGGSGLSVTGTRGDDTVTVETVEAVDNSSYGVDIAAESVDVTGLDLRENGTGSGLSIESTSDGDVAVRDSDVTHDGGYGIRVAGGKTIEIEGIELLQNGNDQLRVEGGDVRGQTVSVRNSSMTENESGNGLSIIGTSGDDTVTVENVDFVDNSYHGIDVAAETVDITGVEVQSGGAADSGISIESSSNGDVTVRDTTVTDTERETTTSWFSSSVDEYGYGIHVVNGETIEVENVELRRNEGTQLNIEGNDVRGQTVDVRNSSFIESASGDGVRVLGTRGDDEQTVTNCVAEDNSGHGFSLGAETVVIEETSAGGNGRGSLELTTITEEEATIRNSF from the coding sequence ATGAAACGGAGACGGCTACTTGCCGGAGTCGGATCGGTGTCGACGCTCTGTATCGCCGGCTGTACGGGTTCGGAGGATTCGCCGAACGGTGACGGCGATGGAACCGGAAACGGCGGGCAATCGAACGGCGACGAGGAGACGACGGGGACGGCGGAGACGGTGGTCGTTGAATCGGGCGATTCGATTCAGCATGCGATCGACGAGGTCAGTCCGAACGGAACCGTCGAGGTGCGGTCGGGGACGTACGTGGAGTCCCTCGCGGTCGACAAGAAACTCGTGCTCACCGCTCCGGACGGCGCGGCCCTCGACGGCGTCGACGCCGACGGCGGTTCGGCCATTACGGTGTCGGAGTCCGGCGTTCAGATCGAAGGGTTCGAAATCTTCGATTACGAGACCGCCGGGATTCGTACCTCCGGCGATCCCGCCGAGATTTCGATTACTGACGTCGAGCTATACAATATCTCGGGAGCGGCACTCCAGGTTACCGCCGAGACCGTCTCGCTCGCCGACGTCACCCTCGAGGACAACGGCGGAGCGGCCAGTATCGAAGCGTCTGCCGACGGCGACGTGACGGTACGCAACAGCAACTTCGTCCGTTCTGCTGCTGGTGGACTCACCATCGCCGGCGGGAAGACGGTCGTCCTCGACGGCGTCGAAGCGCTGCAAAACGGCGGGACGGGCATCAGCGTCGGCGGCGGGAACGTGCGCGGACAGACGGTCGAGGTCACGGGCGTGACCAGTTTGGAGAACGGCGGGAGCGGGCTCTCCGTCACCGGAACGCGGGGGGACGATACCGTGACCGTCGAGACCGTCGAGGCCGTCGATAATTCGAGCTACGGCGTCGATATCGCGGCCGAGTCCGTGGACGTGACCGGCCTCGATCTCCGGGAAAACGGGACCGGAAGCGGGCTCTCGATCGAGAGCACCAGCGACGGCGACGTGGCGGTACGCGATAGCGATGTCACGCACGACGGCGGATACGGGATTCGCGTCGCCGGCGGGAAGACGATCGAAATCGAAGGGATCGAACTACTCCAGAACGGGAACGATCAGCTCCGCGTCGAAGGCGGAGACGTTCGCGGACAGACGGTCTCCGTTCGCAACTCGTCGATGACCGAGAACGAGAGCGGTAACGGTCTCTCCATCATCGGAACGAGCGGCGACGATACGGTCACCGTCGAGAACGTCGATTTCGTCGACAACTCGTATCACGGCATCGATGTCGCGGCCGAAACCGTAGACATCACCGGCGTCGAGGTACAGAGCGGCGGGGCCGCGGACAGCGGTATCTCGATCGAAAGTTCGAGTAACGGCGACGTGACGGTGCGCGATACCACAGTCACCGATACCGAGCGGGAAACGACGACGAGTTGGTTCAGCTCCAGTGTCGACGAGTACGGCTACGGGATTCACGTCGTCAACGGCGAGACGATCGAGGTCGAAAACGTCGAACTGCGCCGGAACGAGGGGACTCAACTCAATATCGAAGGGAACGACGTTCGCGGACAGACGGTCGACGTGCGCAATTCGTCGTTCATCGAGAGTGCGAGCGGAGACGGCGTTCGCGTCCTCGGTACGAGAGGTGACGACGAACAGACGGTTACGAACTGCGTCGCCGAGGACAATTCTGGCCACGGATTCTCCCTCGGTGCGGAAACGGTCGTCATCGAGGAAACGTCCGCCGGCGGGAACGGCCGCGGCTCGTTAGAGTTGACCACGATCACCGAAGAGGAGGCGACGATCCGGAACAGCTTCTGA
- a CDS encoding non-histone chromosomal MC1 family protein, translated as MVREDGKRNFALRESDGEESSVFSGNTPRQAALKAARRLEPGSSEDAAERVELRLREKGTDKVHIYDGWAWEETAPDDKPDWMPGEITEANVSKKGIEHLDE; from the coding sequence ATGGTACGCGAAGACGGGAAACGAAACTTTGCACTGCGCGAGTCGGACGGCGAAGAATCGAGCGTCTTCTCCGGAAACACCCCGCGACAGGCCGCTCTCAAGGCGGCCCGGCGGCTCGAGCCCGGCTCGAGCGAGGACGCCGCGGAACGCGTCGAGCTCAGGTTACGGGAGAAGGGAACGGACAAGGTCCACATCTACGACGGCTGGGCGTGGGAGGAGACGGCTCCCGACGACAAGCCCGACTGGATGCCCGGCGAGATCACGGAGGCGAACGTCTCGAAGAAAGGTATCGAACACTTAGACGAGTGA